From Aquabacter sp. L1I39, the proteins below share one genomic window:
- the trxA gene encoding thioredoxin, producing the protein MAIDKVSDQSFDQDVLKSGSPVVVDFWAEWCGPCRMVAPILDEVSEELGDKLKIVKLNVDENPETASKYGIMSIPTLLLFKDGKIASRQVGAAPKAKLVQWINTSI; encoded by the coding sequence ATGGCGATCGACAAGGTTTCCGATCAGAGCTTCGACCAGGACGTCCTGAAGTCCGGCAGCCCCGTGGTGGTGGATTTCTGGGCCGAGTGGTGCGGCCCCTGCCGCATGGTCGCCCCCATCCTGGACGAGGTGTCCGAGGAGCTGGGTGACAAGCTCAAGATCGTCAAGCTGAACGTGGACGAGAATCCCGAGACCGCGTCCAAGTACGGCATCATGTCCATCCCCACGCTGCTCCTGTTCAAGGACGGCAAGATCGCCTCCCGCCAGGTGGGCGCGGCCCCCAAGGCCAAGCTCGTGCAGTGGATCAACACCTCCATCTGA
- a CDS encoding winged helix-turn-helix transcriptional regulator: MQWPYDVYEERCPTRMLLDRIADKWAVLILARLRGGPVRFNQLRRDIRGISQKVLSQTLKKLERDGLITRTVFATVPVTVEYALTPLGDTLNETVAALARWAEHNMDSVLAAQAAYDSQATPSAGARA; the protein is encoded by the coding sequence ATGCAATGGCCCTATGATGTCTATGAGGAGCGCTGCCCCACGCGCATGCTGCTGGATCGCATCGCCGACAAATGGGCGGTCCTGATCCTGGCCCGTCTGCGCGGCGGACCGGTGCGCTTCAACCAATTGCGCCGCGACATTCGCGGCATCTCGCAAAAGGTATTGTCGCAAACCTTGAAGAAGCTGGAGCGCGACGGCCTCATCACCCGTACCGTCTTCGCCACTGTGCCGGTAACGGTGGAATATGCCCTCACCCCTCTGGGCGACACGCTGAACGAGACGGTGGCCGCCCTCGCCCGCTGGGCCGAGCACAACATGGATTCGGTGCTGGCCGCGCAGGCTGCCTATGACTCGCAGGCAACACCTTCCGCCGGCGCGCGGGCATGA
- a CDS encoding SDR family oxidoreductase, with protein MSGKVLVLGATGNVGRPLVERLHALGQAVKAASRSGQPVAGAEGAAFDYRDPATFGPAFEGVASAYVMLPTGYMDPVGLLVPVIEAAAARKVKVVLQTALGVDADDAIPYRQVELALERSGTPYVILRPNWFSDNFLTFWKPGIDHGVIAVPAGEGKSSFIDARDIAGSAAAALTSSRFDGRAFNLTGPEALGYAEAATLISQVVGRPVAYNPIDDAAFVALLTGAGIGGEYASFLASLFYPVREGWTAGVTDSVEQLTGRKPIALGVFLKDHAAALKA; from the coding sequence ATGTCCGGCAAGGTTCTCGTTCTCGGCGCCACCGGCAATGTGGGCCGCCCCCTCGTGGAGCGCCTCCATGCCCTCGGCCAGGCGGTGAAGGCGGCGTCGCGGTCTGGACAGCCCGTGGCGGGCGCGGAGGGCGCGGCGTTCGACTATCGCGATCCGGCGACCTTCGGCCCCGCCTTCGAGGGTGTGGCGAGCGCCTATGTGATGCTCCCCACCGGTTATATGGACCCGGTGGGCCTTCTGGTTCCGGTGATCGAGGCAGCCGCCGCCCGGAAGGTGAAGGTGGTGTTGCAGACGGCGCTGGGCGTCGATGCGGACGACGCCATCCCCTATCGGCAGGTGGAACTGGCCCTCGAACGGTCCGGCACGCCTTATGTGATTCTGCGGCCGAACTGGTTCTCCGACAATTTCTTGACCTTCTGGAAGCCCGGCATCGACCATGGCGTGATTGCCGTCCCCGCTGGGGAGGGCAAGTCCAGCTTCATCGATGCGCGCGACATCGCGGGGAGCGCGGCGGCGGCGCTGACCTCCTCCCGCTTCGACGGCCGGGCCTTCAATCTCACGGGGCCGGAGGCGCTTGGCTATGCCGAGGCCGCGACCCTCATCTCCCAGGTGGTCGGCCGCCCCGTGGCCTACAATCCCATTGACGACGCTGCCTTTGTGGCGCTGCTCACCGGGGCTGGGATTGGCGGGGAATATGCGAGTTTCCTGGCTTCGCTCTTCTATCCGGTTCGCGAAGGCTGGACCGCGGGCGTGACGGATAGCGTGGAACAGCTGACGGGGCGGAAGCCCATCGCGCTTGGCGTCTTCCTGAAGGACCATGCCGCCGCCTTGAAGGCGTAG
- a CDS encoding MarR family winged helix-turn-helix transcriptional regulator, whose product MNETQLTNLLGAMALALSDAQDAAARAASGLGTSACSALVVLNFYPGTPIRTLAEILGLTHSVVVRLTEDLAGRGMVERSAGAKDKRQVQLRLTLLGSETAAAILDARRATLGAVLQRVPQDLRPALGDAVSHLLTALTQSRASADHICRLCDEDACPQACCPVECEAVRREGPRA is encoded by the coding sequence ATGAATGAAACCCAGCTCACCAACCTTCTCGGCGCTATGGCGCTCGCCCTCTCGGACGCGCAGGACGCCGCCGCCCGCGCGGCTTCCGGCCTGGGCACCAGCGCATGCTCCGCGCTGGTGGTGCTGAACTTCTATCCCGGCACGCCCATCCGGACACTGGCGGAGATATTGGGCCTGACCCACTCCGTTGTTGTGCGGTTGACGGAGGACTTGGCGGGTCGCGGAATGGTGGAGCGGTCCGCGGGGGCAAAGGACAAGAGGCAGGTGCAACTGCGCCTCACGCTCTTGGGATCGGAGACAGCCGCGGCGATTCTCGACGCGCGCCGGGCCACGTTGGGCGCTGTGCTGCAGCGTGTCCCGCAAGACCTGCGGCCGGCACTGGGCGATGCCGTCTCCCACCTGCTCACGGCACTGACCCAGAGCCGGGCATCTGCGGACCACATTTGCCGCTTGTGCGACGAGGATGCCTGCCCGCAGGCGTGCTGCCCCGTGGAATGCGAGGCCGTCCGCAGGGAAGGGCCTCGGGCATGA
- a CDS encoding DMT family transporter — protein sequence MSEPSSLPATQAPHALRIARGRLWLATGAVIASAACWGLATVATKGLLETIPAFQLLALQLGGSVAFLWLCVGLLRPAGAGREEMPAILASGLLEPGLAYGLAVPGLALTSAANATVIGAAEPAFICALAWLLLGLRPGRGVAVVLGLAISGVLMVTLSDAEGLGQGRLSGDGLVGMGTAVAALYVVMSSRLLSATAPLSLAALQQTAGLGCVLCLFACTWALGYEHPVAPSWPLLLAAGATGVIQYALAVWFYLLGLRFLTPAVAGLYLALIPVFGMAGAVLVLGEVIGPIQVAGAAIVIAAIGWLGLLQRSSQ from the coding sequence ATGAGCGAACCTTCATCCTTGCCGGCCACGCAAGCACCCCATGCCCTGCGAATCGCACGTGGCCGGCTATGGCTGGCGACGGGGGCGGTGATTGCGTCGGCGGCCTGTTGGGGCTTGGCCACGGTTGCGACAAAGGGCCTGCTGGAGACGATTCCCGCTTTCCAGCTTCTTGCCCTCCAATTGGGGGGGAGCGTTGCGTTCTTGTGGCTTTGTGTGGGCTTGCTGCGCCCGGCAGGCGCGGGGCGTGAAGAAATGCCGGCCATCCTGGCTTCCGGCCTGCTGGAACCCGGCCTTGCCTATGGCCTGGCGGTGCCGGGGCTAGCCTTGACCAGCGCGGCCAACGCCACCGTGATCGGCGCCGCCGAGCCTGCTTTCATCTGCGCCCTGGCTTGGCTGCTCTTGGGCCTGCGTCCCGGCCGGGGCGTCGCGGTCGTCCTGGGCCTTGCCATTTCCGGCGTGCTCATGGTGACCTTATCGGACGCGGAGGGGCTCGGGCAGGGGCGCCTGTCGGGCGATGGGCTGGTGGGGATGGGGACGGCCGTCGCGGCCCTTTATGTGGTAATGTCCAGTCGGCTTCTGAGCGCCACGGCTCCCCTCAGCCTGGCAGCGCTTCAGCAGACGGCAGGGCTGGGGTGCGTTCTCTGTCTTTTTGCCTGCACCTGGGCATTGGGGTACGAGCACCCGGTGGCGCCGTCCTGGCCGCTTCTGCTGGCGGCGGGGGCCACAGGTGTCATCCAATATGCGCTGGCGGTCTGGTTTTACCTCCTTGGCCTTCGCTTCCTAACCCCAGCTGTGGCCGGTCTCTATCTGGCATTGATTCCGGTATTCGGAATGGCGGGGGCCGTCCTGGTGCTCGGGGAAGTCATCGGCCCCATCCAGGTGGCGGGCGCCGCAATCGTCATCGCCGCGATAGGCTGGCTCGGCTTGCTGCAACGGTCATCGCAGTGA